One Sphingobacteruim zhuxiongii DNA window includes the following coding sequences:
- a CDS encoding RagB/SusD family nutrient uptake outer membrane protein, with product MKKIFKFFVIAGLCVVSASCTKLDEEPTSILVPSQYFNTEADAEAAVMGIYSLVSNGDGYGRRLTMVLQLLGDDMDIADIGTQSSRIQLNSFAHDASNQDILAVWRTAYLGIGAANAAIDGIPKVQMSDEKKNALIAEARVLRALFYSHLVQLFGDVPYMAASVTDPATVTDVARTKADEVYGHIIEDCKFGISNLPNTYASNNRARPSKGAAQALLASIYMIQGKWAEAATEAEAVIKAASTYNYALVRDFQDLWKADLGFQSEHVWVADFAGSITGENSSNVDYTAPMTGVRDADMQGWSVLVPSNGMYTSFSDQDYRKKISYLTETPIKGVMTPYTKFRWPKIHTAKWCLFPGENAGGDGADSDIKHVIFRYAEVLLMAAEAINESKGGPTAEAYSYLNAVRARARYTPQGQQAYPADAAGMNQAQFRAAVREERRVELAFEWKRWYDIKRWNIVVESFTKADALEKQPNVKEYHKLLPVPQDEINRNENLLPQNAGY from the coding sequence ATGAAAAAGATATTTAAGTTTTTTGTTATTGCTGGTTTGTGTGTTGTATCTGCTTCCTGTACGAAGTTGGATGAAGAACCAACCAGTATATTAGTGCCCTCACAATATTTCAATACAGAGGCCGACGCCGAGGCTGCAGTGATGGGTATTTATAGTTTAGTGTCTAATGGTGATGGCTATGGTCGTCGTTTAACCATGGTATTGCAATTATTAGGTGATGATATGGATATTGCCGATATCGGCACACAATCCAGTCGTATCCAATTAAATAGTTTTGCGCATGATGCCAGTAATCAAGATATTCTAGCTGTATGGCGTACCGCTTATTTAGGAATTGGCGCTGCGAATGCTGCAATTGATGGAATTCCGAAAGTACAAATGAGTGACGAAAAGAAAAATGCCTTAATCGCAGAGGCAAGAGTGTTAAGAGCGCTTTTCTATTCGCACTTAGTGCAGTTATTCGGGGATGTGCCGTATATGGCCGCGAGTGTAACAGATCCTGCAACGGTTACCGATGTTGCAAGAACGAAAGCGGATGAGGTGTATGGGCATATTATTGAAGACTGTAAATTTGGTATTTCAAATCTTCCCAATACATATGCTAGTAATAACCGAGCGAGACCGTCAAAGGGGGCTGCACAAGCTTTACTTGCTTCGATTTATATGATTCAAGGGAAGTGGGCAGAGGCTGCGACAGAGGCTGAAGCGGTTATCAAAGCAGCAAGTACTTACAACTATGCCTTGGTTAGAGATTTTCAAGATCTTTGGAAAGCTGATTTAGGATTTCAGAGTGAACATGTTTGGGTAGCAGATTTTGCAGGAAGTATAACTGGAGAGAATAGTTCGAACGTCGATTATACCGCTCCCATGACTGGTGTTCGTGATGCTGATATGCAAGGTTGGAGTGTGTTAGTGCCTTCCAACGGGATGTATACTAGTTTCTCTGATCAAGATTATCGTAAGAAAATAAGTTATCTGACAGAAACGCCAATTAAAGGAGTTATGACGCCTTATACGAAGTTTCGTTGGCCAAAGATTCACACGGCTAAATGGTGTTTGTTTCCTGGAGAGAATGCAGGTGGCGACGGTGCGGATTCGGATATAAAACATGTTATTTTCCGTTATGCTGAAGTTTTATTAATGGCTGCTGAGGCTATTAATGAGAGTAAAGGGGGGCCTACTGCCGAAGCTTACAGTTATTTAAATGCTGTTCGCGCGCGTGCTCGCTATACACCGCAAGGTCAACAGGCCTATCCAGCAGATGCGGCGGGCATGAATCAAGCACAATTCCGTGCTGCGGTTCGTGAAGAACGTCGTGTAGAATTAGCCTTTGAATGGAAAAGATGGTATGATATTAAACGTTGGAATATTGTTGTTGAATCATTCACAAAAGCGGATGCATTAGAGAAACAACCGAATGTGAAAGAATATCATAAATTATTACCTGTTCCTCAAGATGAGATCAATAGAAATGAGAATCTATTGCCACAAAACGCTGGCTATTAG
- a CDS encoding SusC/RagA family TonB-linked outer membrane protein: MNSKILSIIASFLVMGTAHANTAIPSSESSIYNTISKQTTVSGKVTDGNGPVRGVSVAVKGVSGAGTTTDANGEFSVQIDNPNATLVFTMVGFTTQEVPLRGQSNVNVNLSSADTDIEQVVVIGYGTKKKSDLTGSVSSVGSEKINAFPLAGTAQALQGRAPGVSVSSVNGEPGKAPRVRVRGGTSINASSDPLYVVDGFPGSTPPAPEDVESIEILKDASATAIYGSRGANGVIMITTKKGKIGKPMVEFNNSVATQQVGKRLDLLNASEFAAYINDVYVNGGNNNVPFADPSSLGEGTDWQDLVFRNGNLLSNQLSVSGGSDNIRYYTAVNHYGQKGTVIESDFRRFSATSNLDMKVSDRIKIGTRLLYNRNLLNGVRTQESSSGTTAAGVISGALRFEPTQGVYDDAGKYTIKKFGDPHDNPVAAAKERQNEVKTDLFQGNGYLELTLLKDLIFRSTLGLQVSNQRTGNYVSKLLVEGRNAGGIGSIASHKNTNVISENYLNYNLKINEANNLDAMVGYSYQSSRNETWQANNRNFISDSFSYWNLGAGSNYQNASSNLEDWVMSSFYGRINYNLLGRYLFTATGRYDGSSRFGENNKWAFFPSAAFAWNVSQEPFMESVEAISNLKVRTSYGETGNSEIGSYQSLARYSATLTTMGGVPVNAVRPTNVANPNLTWETTKQTDAGIDIGFLKNRINLTVDYYYKKTVDLLYSVPLPIYSGYTGSLQNVGSVENKGWEFSLGTTNIDKELKWNTDFNITFNRNKILELPGGDILYNTIPGHMLSTDSQILREGQVVGAFYGWEFDGVYQQGDDFSPQPSKKPGDVKYKDIFGRDASNHLVAGADGKVNADDRTIIGNPHPDFIFGFNNDFRYKNFDLNIFFQGSYGNDMLNITRMELDWMAGKGNATKEALNRWTPTNTNTNVPRASASNNPEVSSRWVEDGSYLRLKNLALGYNVPKTAIAKMGIDQLRFFASAQNIWTWTNYSGFDPEVSFQDSNRNIGLDYMGYPNIKSFTFGINARF; this comes from the coding sequence ATGAACAGTAAAATCCTGTCGATCATTGCGTCATTCCTCGTGATGGGAACAGCGCATGCTAATACCGCAATTCCTAGTTCTGAAAGCAGTATTTACAACACGATTAGCAAGCAAACCACCGTGAGTGGAAAGGTAACAGATGGCAATGGTCCTGTTCGCGGGGTTTCTGTTGCTGTGAAAGGTGTTTCAGGGGCTGGAACGACTACAGACGCAAACGGGGAGTTTAGCGTTCAAATCGATAATCCAAATGCAACGCTTGTTTTTACAATGGTTGGATTTACGACACAGGAAGTGCCGTTAAGAGGGCAAAGTAATGTCAATGTTAATTTATCTTCTGCCGATACTGATATCGAACAAGTTGTCGTAATTGGATATGGTACCAAGAAAAAAAGTGATTTAACAGGCTCTGTATCATCAGTGGGTTCTGAAAAGATTAATGCCTTTCCATTAGCAGGAACTGCTCAAGCACTACAAGGGCGTGCGCCGGGTGTTTCTGTATCCAGTGTAAACGGAGAACCAGGTAAAGCACCGAGAGTTCGTGTTCGTGGAGGTACTTCCATCAACGCTAGTTCTGATCCATTATATGTAGTGGACGGTTTCCCGGGTAGTACCCCACCAGCACCTGAAGACGTTGAATCTATCGAAATATTGAAGGATGCGTCCGCAACTGCAATCTATGGTTCAAGGGGAGCAAATGGCGTAATTATGATTACGACCAAGAAAGGGAAAATTGGAAAACCAATGGTTGAGTTCAATAACTCTGTCGCGACACAACAAGTCGGCAAAAGACTTGATCTGTTGAATGCATCAGAATTTGCGGCTTATATCAATGACGTTTACGTCAATGGCGGTAACAATAATGTTCCGTTTGCTGATCCATCGTCATTGGGCGAGGGGACTGATTGGCAAGATTTAGTTTTTAGAAATGGAAATTTATTGAGTAATCAATTGTCCGTGTCTGGAGGAAGCGACAATATTCGCTACTATACTGCGGTAAATCACTATGGTCAAAAAGGTACTGTGATAGAATCTGACTTCCGCCGTTTCTCCGCTACTTCGAATTTGGACATGAAAGTTTCGGATCGTATTAAGATTGGAACTCGACTTCTCTACAACCGTAATCTCCTCAATGGTGTAAGAACTCAGGAAAGTAGTAGTGGTACGACAGCGGCCGGCGTAATATCAGGTGCTTTGCGCTTTGAGCCTACTCAGGGAGTGTATGACGACGCAGGGAAGTATACTATAAAGAAGTTTGGGGATCCGCATGATAATCCCGTAGCGGCAGCGAAAGAGCGTCAGAACGAGGTTAAAACAGATTTGTTTCAAGGTAACGGATATTTAGAACTAACCCTTCTCAAGGATTTGATTTTCCGTAGTACTTTGGGATTACAAGTAAGTAATCAACGCACAGGTAACTATGTTTCTAAATTATTAGTTGAAGGAAGAAATGCTGGAGGTATCGGATCGATAGCATCGCATAAAAATACGAATGTCATCAGTGAGAATTACTTGAACTATAATTTAAAGATTAATGAGGCAAATAATTTGGATGCCATGGTTGGATATTCCTACCAAAGCTCTAGAAATGAAACTTGGCAAGCCAATAATAGAAACTTTATCTCCGATAGCTTTTCATATTGGAATTTAGGCGCAGGTTCAAACTACCAAAATGCATCATCGAATTTGGAAGATTGGGTTATGTCTTCATTCTACGGACGTATCAACTATAATTTATTAGGAAGGTATTTATTTACGGCGACAGGACGTTATGATGGTTCTTCGAGATTCGGTGAAAATAATAAATGGGCATTCTTTCCATCCGCTGCATTTGCGTGGAATGTTAGTCAAGAGCCTTTTATGGAATCGGTCGAAGCGATATCTAACTTAAAAGTGAGAACCAGTTATGGTGAAACAGGGAATTCCGAGATTGGGTCTTATCAATCTTTAGCGCGCTATTCAGCGACGTTGACAACGATGGGCGGTGTTCCTGTTAATGCTGTGCGCCCAACCAACGTAGCTAACCCCAATTTAACGTGGGAAACTACGAAGCAAACGGACGCAGGTATTGATATCGGGTTTTTAAAAAACCGTATCAACTTAACGGTGGACTATTACTACAAAAAAACAGTTGATTTACTTTACTCGGTGCCTTTACCTATTTATTCGGGTTATACGGGATCTCTCCAAAACGTCGGAAGTGTAGAAAATAAAGGATGGGAATTCTCCTTAGGAACGACAAATATTGATAAGGAATTAAAATGGAATACCGATTTCAATATTACGTTCAACAGAAATAAAATCTTAGAACTTCCAGGTGGCGATATTCTTTACAATACGATTCCTGGACATATGCTTTCAACAGATTCGCAAATCTTACGCGAAGGACAAGTGGTGGGCGCATTCTACGGATGGGAATTTGATGGAGTTTATCAACAAGGTGATGATTTTAGTCCGCAACCAAGTAAGAAACCAGGGGATGTGAAATATAAGGATATTTTCGGTCGTGATGCTTCAAATCATTTAGTCGCTGGAGCGGACGGGAAGGTAAATGCTGATGATAGAACCATTATCGGGAATCCTCATCCAGACTTTATCTTCGGCTTCAATAATGATTTTCGATACAAGAATTTCGATTTAAATATCTTTTTCCAAGGCTCATACGGTAATGATATGTTAAACATTACAAGGATGGAATTAGATTGGATGGCAGGAAAAGGTAATGCTACGAAAGAGGCATTAAATCGATGGACACCAACCAATACGAACACGAATGTACCACGTGCGAGTGCTTCGAATAATCCAGAAGTATCCTCAAGATGGGTCGAAGATGGATCCTACTTGCGTTTGAAGAACTTAGCCTTAGGCTATAATGTTCCAAAGACAGCGATTGCGAAGATGGGTATTGATCAACTTCGGTTCTTTGCGAGTGCGCAAAATATATGGACTTGGACAAATTACTCTGGCTTCGATCCTGAAGTAAGTTTCCAAGATTCTAACCGTAATATTGGCTTGGATTACATGGGTTATCCAAACATCAAGTCATTTACATTTGGTATTAACGCAAGGTTTTAA
- a CDS encoding SDR family oxidoreductase, giving the protein MNVLNTFDLSGKVAIVTGCKRGIGKAMAEGLAEAGADIIGVSASLELEDSAVQKSIEAIGRKFYAYQCDFSKRDSLYAFIRQVKIDHPVIDILFNNAGNILRKPAAEHPDEYWDEIIEINQNAQFILTREIGKDMVARGAGKVVFTASLLSFQGGINVPGYAASKGAIASLTKAFANEWASKGVNVNAIAPGYIATDNTEALRNDANRSASILDRIPAGRWGEAEDFKGPAVFLASKAADYVHGTILTVDGGWMGR; this is encoded by the coding sequence ATGAATGTTTTAAATACGTTTGATTTAAGTGGTAAAGTGGCAATCGTTACGGGTTGTAAGCGTGGAATTGGGAAAGCGATGGCAGAGGGTCTTGCAGAAGCAGGTGCTGATATTATCGGTGTATCTGCGAGCTTGGAGTTGGAAGATTCTGCGGTGCAGAAGTCGATTGAAGCCATTGGAAGAAAGTTTTACGCGTATCAATGTGATTTTTCTAAGCGAGATTCATTATATGCGTTTATACGACAAGTAAAGATTGATCATCCAGTAATTGACATTCTGTTCAATAACGCGGGGAATATCTTACGAAAACCTGCAGCGGAGCATCCAGATGAATATTGGGATGAAATCATTGAAATTAATCAGAATGCACAGTTTATTCTGACTCGTGAAATAGGGAAAGATATGGTAGCAAGAGGCGCTGGAAAAGTTGTCTTTACAGCATCTTTACTATCCTTTCAAGGAGGTATTAACGTGCCAGGATATGCTGCATCTAAAGGAGCAATTGCTTCCTTAACGAAGGCTTTTGCTAATGAATGGGCAAGTAAAGGGGTTAACGTTAATGCGATCGCTCCAGGATACATCGCGACAGATAATACAGAAGCGTTACGTAATGACGCAAATCGTTCTGCATCGATTCTTGATCGCATTCCTGCGGGTCGATGGGGCGAAGCGGAAGATTTTAAAGGTCCGGCAGTATTTCTTGCTTCGAAAGCAGCGGATTATGTACACGGTACAATCCTGACTGTTGATGGGGGCTGGATGGGGAGATAG
- a CDS encoding DUF4861 family protein encodes MKKLLFFMLLSAGTIQNGRAQQQIVVSNPTNQNRQELISIPYAKFNKHFKLDTTFTVKDASGKIIPHQLEKLGGQTAINVLLQVLVEPKEKVALNVVDSKSSMIESKAYARYVPERFDDFAWENDVVAFRMYGKALEGRKDDAQGMDYWAKRTNQLVINKWYKTEDYHKDHGEGLDYYSVGQTLGAGDVGLYFNNELSYTKHYRRYQILDNGPLRTTFRLDFDPEEVDGQQIVLSKTISLDAGSNFNKIVLHFKNSENKATPIAIGIVKRKEEAPLLTIGPKNNSLAYFEPEINASGKSAIAVIIPDQQVSYQNNRPEQALLISSVKSGKDYVYYNGAAWDRAGKVTSAQSWNEAVNQYKNNLKKPLKVVLK; translated from the coding sequence ATGAAAAAGCTACTATTCTTCATGCTTTTGAGCGCTGGTACAATTCAAAATGGTCGTGCTCAACAGCAGATTGTTGTAAGCAACCCGACTAATCAAAATCGGCAAGAGCTCATTTCTATACCTTATGCGAAATTTAATAAGCATTTTAAACTAGATACTACTTTTACGGTAAAAGACGCATCTGGTAAGATCATCCCTCATCAACTTGAAAAATTGGGCGGCCAAACAGCAATTAATGTATTGTTACAAGTGCTCGTTGAACCTAAAGAAAAGGTGGCTTTGAACGTTGTCGACAGTAAATCTTCAATGATTGAATCGAAGGCGTATGCACGTTACGTGCCTGAACGTTTTGATGACTTTGCATGGGAGAATGATGTGGTAGCTTTCCGCATGTATGGGAAGGCATTGGAAGGCAGGAAAGATGATGCACAAGGGATGGATTATTGGGCAAAGCGGACGAATCAATTGGTCATCAATAAGTGGTACAAGACCGAAGACTATCACAAAGACCATGGCGAAGGCTTAGATTATTATTCAGTAGGGCAAACTTTAGGGGCAGGAGATGTTGGCCTTTACTTTAACAATGAGTTGAGTTATACGAAGCACTATCGTCGCTATCAAATACTAGATAATGGACCTCTGAGAACAACTTTCCGACTGGACTTTGATCCTGAAGAGGTTGATGGACAGCAAATTGTTTTAAGTAAGACAATTAGTTTAGACGCAGGAAGTAATTTCAATAAAATCGTGCTGCATTTCAAGAACTCAGAAAACAAAGCAACACCGATTGCTATCGGTATTGTAAAAAGAAAAGAGGAAGCACCCTTGTTAACGATTGGACCTAAAAATAATTCTTTGGCGTATTTTGAACCGGAGATAAATGCGAGTGGAAAGTCAGCAATTGCTGTTATTATTCCTGATCAGCAAGTTTCCTATCAGAACAATCGTCCTGAACAAGCGCTATTGATCAGCTCAGTAAAGAGCGGGAAAGATTATGTTTACTATAATGGTGCGGCATGGGATCGTGCTGGGAAGGTGACTAGTGCACAGTCTTGGAATGAGGCAGTCAATCAATACAAGAACAATTTGAAGAAACCTTTAAAGGTGGTTTTAAAATAA
- the kduI gene encoding 5-dehydro-4-deoxy-D-glucuronate isomerase: MEITYESRYAIGPNETKTLDTKGLRENFLIDQLFWEDRIHFVYTHFDRYMAGGASPVNKKLKLETIEPLLKEEYFLSRRELGIINVGGAGQVEVDGELIDLGTKEALYIGKGAKEVYFSSKNPASPAKFYLNSTPAHRSFPTKKVTKEQANKIELGTMETANHRVINQMLLHTVIETCQLQMGMTELKPGSVWNTMPAHTHDRRMEVYFYFDLPEGQSVSHFMGPVDETRHIWMQNEQAVISPPWSIHAGAGTSNYTFIWGMAGENMDYDDMDKSPITELK; the protein is encoded by the coding sequence ATGGAAATTACCTATGAAAGCAGGTATGCTATTGGACCAAATGAAACCAAAACTTTAGATACCAAAGGGCTTCGTGAAAACTTCTTAATCGATCAATTATTTTGGGAAGATCGTATCCACTTTGTTTATACGCATTTCGACCGCTACATGGCGGGAGGTGCTTCTCCAGTAAACAAAAAGTTGAAATTGGAAACGATTGAACCTTTATTAAAGGAGGAATACTTTTTAAGTCGTCGTGAATTAGGAATTATCAATGTTGGCGGAGCAGGTCAAGTCGAGGTTGATGGTGAGCTGATTGATTTGGGGACGAAAGAGGCTTTATATATAGGGAAGGGTGCTAAGGAAGTTTATTTCAGCAGTAAAAATCCTGCATCACCGGCAAAATTCTATTTGAATTCCACTCCAGCCCATCGTAGTTTTCCGACAAAAAAAGTAACGAAAGAGCAAGCAAATAAGATTGAATTGGGAACAATGGAAACTGCCAATCATCGTGTTATTAACCAAATGTTACTGCATACGGTGATTGAAACTTGTCAACTTCAAATGGGTATGACCGAATTGAAACCAGGTTCTGTTTGGAATACGATGCCTGCACATACACACGACCGTAGAATGGAGGTGTATTTCTATTTTGATTTACCAGAAGGGCAGTCTGTTTCTCATTTTATGGGACCAGTAGACGAAACTAGACATATCTGGATGCAGAATGAGCAAGCAGTCATTTCTCCACCATGGTCGATACATGCAGGTGCGGGAACGAGTAACTATACTTTTATTTGGGGAATGGCCGGCGAAAACATGGATTACGATGATATGGACAAAAGTCCGATTACTGAACTGAAATAA